The Methanococcoides methylutens MM1 genome has a window encoding:
- a CDS encoding (Fe-S)-binding protein, which yields MTMEEEQLRSILKCVRCGTCRSVCPIFEELGWESYSTRGRMMIAKGISEGMDLDESIVDCINACTTCGICEEMCPAGALPPDVFERIRHEIVESGAETKTQQELRENTLSTGNPMNEKGSRLGWLREIRDIPDHAGNVYFVGCLGSYRYQETVLKTYDLISEFDVTVLADEVCCGSPLLRTGSDAGELIEHNVRQMEAAGAHTIIASCAGCYNVLKNEYPGRIRVVHITEFLAENLDKLELDRLDINVTYHDPCHLGRANRIFDAPRKLISAVCELKEMKTYRENARCCGGGGGVRKGYPELSRALTEKRVAEVPEGVDYIVTCCPLCRTNMESFSKVPVIDLLDLLTMARKVDKE from the coding sequence ATGACCATGGAAGAAGAGCAGTTAAGGTCAATACTCAAATGTGTGCGTTGTGGAACGTGCCGCTCGGTCTGTCCGATATTTGAAGAGCTCGGCTGGGAATCATATAGTACCAGGGGTCGCATGATGATCGCAAAGGGGATCTCTGAGGGCATGGACCTTGATGAGAGCATAGTTGATTGTATCAATGCCTGTACCACCTGTGGTATCTGCGAGGAGATGTGTCCTGCAGGAGCACTTCCGCCTGATGTTTTTGAAAGGATACGGCATGAGATCGTGGAAAGTGGGGCTGAGACTAAGACCCAGCAGGAACTGCGTGAGAACACTCTTTCCACAGGTAATCCGATGAATGAGAAGGGTTCCAGACTGGGCTGGCTCAGGGAGATCCGCGATATTCCTGATCATGCCGGGAATGTGTACTTTGTTGGCTGTCTTGGATCTTATCGTTATCAGGAAACGGTTCTTAAGACCTATGACCTGATCAGCGAATTTGATGTTACAGTACTTGCTGACGAGGTATGTTGCGGCTCCCCTCTCCTGCGGACAGGGTCGGATGCAGGTGAGCTGATAGAACATAATGTCAGGCAGATGGAAGCGGCAGGTGCACACACCATAATAGCCAGTTGTGCAGGCTGCTACAATGTTTTGAAAAATGAATATCCTGGCAGGATCAGGGTCGTTCATATAACCGAATTCCTGGCAGAGAACCTGGACAAATTAGAGCTTGACAGACTTGATATTAATGTAACATATCATGACCCCTGCCACCTTGGAAGGGCGAACAGGATATTCGATGCCCCGAGAAAGCTCATCTCTGCTGTCTGTGAGCTTAAGGAAATGAAGACCTACAGGGAGAATGCAAGATGCTGTGGTGGTGGCGGAGGTGTCCGAAAAGGCTATCCTGAACTCTCAAGGGCACTAACTGAAAAGAGAGTTGCAGAGGTTCCTGAAGGCGTGGATTACATTGTAACGTGCTGCCCGTTGTGTCGCACAAATATGGAGTCATTCTCTAAGGTTCCGGTGATCGATCTTCTGGACCTTCTGACAATGGCCAGAAAAGTGGACAAAGAGTAA
- the rimI gene encoding ribosomal protein S18-alanine N-acetyltransferase, translated as MIIRKFEPCDFEGVLNIEMEAFTEHNPFVYMNFYEMNNEGFFVASINNLIVGFVMGYQSDVNEGRIFSLAVKKEYQGMKIGSQLMATILNVFLQQGLRSATLEVRVSNHIARKLYSDLGFIECWVEQGYYSDGENGIIMKKQLSPLYRISNLPDVSLKIPVIPDSAIRMPHRF; from the coding sequence ATGATCATCAGAAAGTTCGAGCCCTGTGATTTTGAAGGTGTTCTGAACATTGAAATGGAAGCTTTTACGGAACACAATCCCTTTGTCTATATGAACTTCTATGAGATGAACAATGAAGGGTTCTTTGTCGCCTCAATAAACAACCTGATAGTGGGTTTCGTTATGGGCTACCAGTCTGATGTTAACGAGGGAAGGATATTTTCACTGGCTGTTAAGAAAGAATATCAAGGAATGAAAATCGGAAGCCAGCTCATGGCGACGATACTGAACGTTTTCCTTCAGCAGGGGCTGAGATCTGCTACCCTTGAGGTCAGGGTCAGCAACCATATAGCAAGAAAACTATATAGTGACCTGGGATTCATCGAGTGCTGGGTGGAACAGGGATACTATTCAGACGGAGAGAACGGCATCATTATGAAGAAGCAGCTTTCTCCTTTGTACCGGATCAGCAATTTACCGGACGTATCCTTAAAGATACCCGTTATACCTGATAGCGCAATCAGGATGCCACACAGATTTTAA
- a CDS encoding UPF0058 family protein — MHKDELIQLHTLLAQIKRHLETQSIDHDFTEYQSLAISPVHIHRSKAEHKHAIFVLGNHLASIIAEDELSGIGRTSARMEEFAKRTSRNTAAKNN; from the coding sequence ATGCACAAAGATGAATTGATTCAATTGCATACATTGCTGGCTCAAATAAAGAGGCATCTGGAAACCCAGAGCATTGATCATGATTTCACAGAATATCAATCGCTTGCCATAAGCCCTGTGCACATCCATCGAAGCAAGGCTGAACACAAACATGCTATATTTGTACTTGGTAATCACCTCGCTTCAATAATAGCTGAAGATGAGCTTTCAGGTATTGGCAGGACCTCCGCCAGAATGGAGGAATTTGCAAAACGTACCAGCAGGAACACTGCCGCAAAAAACAATTAA
- a CDS encoding ATP-binding protein, which yields MNQKERSRILLIGNEDADIETMGTVLISDYDVSRSYSGKEGLAKAIDEGTDLILLDNKIADIAAHEMCRTLKSDERTKRVPIVIVTGADERAEKIKSLEEGADDFINRPANGLELSTRVRALLKIKRLQDKVIKERNQACQYLDVIGSIIMILDRDARITFANIKTCSLLGWKKEELIGKSLPDFFPEDTKETQEKELFRILEGRLETPEYQELPLLTRNSDGTTEKRLVLWHDVILRDEEGNPIGIIRSGEDNTERMNTEKDLAEANEKLRLSHKMKDEFLANINHELRTPLISIKGFSELLYNERLGELNEHQKKTMKTVVRNSERLRHLIESLFYVSDMQNETIRYTFSLMDLKVIMENVISDMQTEIEHKGIEFKKEIPDKLPIVKGNSKYIESVLAHLLDNAIKFTPAGETVSLSASEDKGAVHIIVEDTGPGIPNDILSQFCTDLPEGSTEENICCTNRDYGLVICKKIINAHKGEMGIDSGKDSGTEIHVRLPVYEETGKI from the coding sequence ATGAACCAGAAAGAAAGGTCAAGGATACTCCTCATCGGCAACGAGGATGCCGATATCGAAACCATGGGGACCGTTCTTATCTCTGACTATGACGTTTCCAGATCTTATTCAGGTAAGGAAGGGCTTGCAAAGGCCATTGATGAGGGAACTGACCTTATCCTTCTTGATAACAAGATCGCAGATATTGCTGCCCATGAGATGTGCAGGACATTGAAGAGCGATGAAAGGACAAAGCGTGTCCCAATAGTTATTGTCACCGGTGCCGATGAGAGGGCTGAAAAAATAAAGAGCCTTGAAGAAGGAGCTGATGATTTCATTAACAGGCCTGCAAACGGTCTTGAGCTCTCAACCCGTGTGAGGGCTTTGCTGAAGATCAAGCGCCTGCAGGACAAGGTTATCAAAGAGCGTAACCAGGCCTGCCAGTACCTTGACGTTATCGGCTCTATCATAATGATCCTTGACAGGGATGCCAGGATCACCTTTGCCAATATCAAGACCTGTAGCCTTCTGGGATGGAAGAAAGAGGAACTTATAGGAAAAAGCCTGCCAGATTTCTTCCCTGAAGATACAAAAGAAACACAGGAAAAGGAACTGTTCCGGATACTGGAAGGCAGACTGGAGACCCCTGAATACCAGGAACTTCCGCTACTGACAAGGAACAGCGATGGAACTACAGAAAAAAGGCTTGTCCTCTGGCATGATGTTATCCTCAGGGATGAAGAAGGAAACCCCATTGGAATAATCCGTTCAGGAGAAGACAATACTGAAAGGATGAACACGGAAAAGGATCTCGCAGAGGCAAATGAAAAACTTCGTCTCTCCCATAAGATGAAAGATGAGTTCCTCGCAAACATCAACCACGAACTCAGGACTCCTCTTATATCGATAAAAGGATTTAGCGAACTTCTTTACAATGAGCGTCTGGGTGAATTGAACGAGCATCAGAAGAAGACAATGAAAACGGTTGTCCGCAACTCGGAGCGTCTTCGCCATCTGATCGAATCCCTATTCTATGTCAGCGACATGCAGAACGAGACCATAAGATACACGTTCAGCCTGATGGACCTGAAGGTGATCATGGAGAACGTGATCAGTGACATGCAAACAGAAATAGAGCACAAGGGGATCGAGTTCAAAAAAGAGATACCTGACAAACTGCCAATAGTAAAAGGCAACAGCAAATACATCGAATCCGTTCTGGCACACCTTCTTGATAATGCCATAAAGTTCACCCCTGCAGGAGAAACTGTATCGTTGTCAGCCTCCGAGGACAAAGGGGCCGTGCATATAATTGTAGAGGACACTGGCCCGGGAATCCCCAATGACATCCTTTCACAGTTCTGTACAGACCTTCCTGAAGGCTCCACTGAAGAGAATATCTGCTGCACCAACCGGGATTATGGATTGGTCATCTGTAAGAAGATCATAAATGCACACAAGGGCGAAATGGGAATCGATTCCGGAAAAGATAGTGGGACCGAGATCCATGTTCGCTTGCCAGTATATGAGGAAACCGGGAAAATATAA
- a CDS encoding FAD-binding oxidoreductase, translated as MLKEQLERIVGENNVSTRSSELYCYSFDASQVKGKADAVVRPQTTEQVADIVRLAAELGLPVIARGAGSGLCGGAVPVNGGIVLDLSSMDRIVDIDIDNLQVTVEPGVVHEKLNQALSPYGFFFPPDPGSTAMCTIGGLMANNGSGMRCVKYGTTRNYVLDLEVVMADGKIVRTGSRTLKTASGYDLTDLMIGSEGTLGIITQAILRLHPLPRARSVILASFETTTLAGRAVVKILSAGIIPSACEILDSTAIETVRKYDPSVELPDAGAILLIEVDGMENAVKEEAKTVGQVCSELASEIRVASTADESARLWKARRLVGAAISRIDPKRSRVYVGEDIGVPIKELPGMLEYVRSLSEEFAIPIMTYGHIGDGNLHTGMTMDMLDEKGMEIVNTVADRIYRHAIELGGTVSAEHGVGKARESYMELEHPTSMAVMRMIKKALDPQGILNPGKMGL; from the coding sequence ATGCTCAAAGAACAGCTGGAAAGGATCGTTGGGGAGAATAATGTCTCGACAAGGTCCTCAGAGCTTTATTGTTATTCTTTTGATGCCTCCCAGGTAAAAGGGAAAGCTGATGCCGTTGTTCGCCCTCAGACCACTGAGCAGGTGGCAGATATTGTCAGGCTGGCGGCGGAACTTGGGCTGCCTGTGATCGCAAGAGGTGCGGGTTCCGGTCTCTGCGGAGGAGCTGTTCCTGTCAATGGGGGTATTGTGCTTGATCTGTCATCAATGGATCGTATTGTTGACATTGATATTGATAATCTCCAGGTGACCGTGGAACCGGGAGTTGTGCATGAGAAACTGAACCAGGCACTTTCTCCCTACGGTTTCTTCTTCCCGCCGGATCCCGGAAGCACTGCCATGTGTACCATTGGTGGGCTTATGGCCAACAACGGAAGCGGTATGCGCTGTGTAAAATACGGCACCACAAGGAACTATGTGCTTGACCTTGAGGTGGTCATGGCAGACGGGAAGATAGTTCGTACAGGTTCAAGAACACTTAAGACCGCATCAGGCTATGACCTGACAGACCTTATGATCGGTTCTGAAGGAACACTTGGGATAATCACCCAGGCGATTCTCAGGCTGCATCCGCTTCCCAGGGCACGCAGTGTGATCCTGGCTTCCTTTGAGACTACAACCCTTGCCGGCAGGGCAGTGGTGAAGATACTCTCAGCGGGAATTATTCCTTCTGCATGTGAGATCCTTGACAGCACTGCGATCGAGACAGTAAGAAAATATGACCCTAGTGTGGAGCTTCCTGATGCAGGAGCTATCTTGCTTATAGAGGTGGACGGGATGGAGAATGCTGTGAAGGAAGAGGCTAAGACTGTGGGACAGGTATGTTCTGAACTGGCTTCTGAGATAAGGGTCGCTTCAACTGCAGATGAGAGCGCTCGTTTGTGGAAGGCCCGCAGGCTTGTTGGTGCTGCCATATCAAGGATCGATCCGAAACGCTCCCGTGTGTATGTGGGAGAGGACATCGGGGTTCCTATCAAGGAGCTTCCCGGAATGCTTGAATACGTCCGTTCGCTGTCAGAAGAATTTGCTATCCCGATCATGACCTATGGGCACATAGGCGACGGTAACCTTCACACTGGCATGACCATGGATATGCTGGATGAGAAGGGAATGGAGATCGTCAATACTGTGGCTGACAGGATATACAGACATGCCATCGAGCTTGGTGGTACTGTGAGTGCCGAACATGGCGTTGGAAAGGCACGTGAGAGTTACATGGAGCTGGAGCACCCCACATCCATGGCTGTGATGAGGATGATCAAGAAGGCGCTTGATCCCCAGGGGATACTGAATCCGGGTAAAATGGGGTTATGA
- the arcS gene encoding archaeosine synthase subunit alpha has protein sequence MTSYFEVEQRDGAARIGKILLSTPVRTPYIIETASLKDPAGPVADAGSMWELSTEEAMENIKKIREVSGDDVIIILPHQNMAPDVPDDVAETIAKKTEVECEGPVGRIYRHGQDVKKADLYVMEGAGAFDGNARKFLERIIEIRENAAPDTALYVPNLCTPANAAMLIYLGVDIVDNTRAVVAGHNDVYLTTSGNYFTDSMTELPCRCDACAPITLEELKEMPKAERADILTRHNCNMLEAEIVLARERIRSGNLREYVEGQCRTEPWLAALLRLADDQYDYMEEHAPLARSNQLLATTSESMNRAEVVRFARRVQERYTPPETDILVLLPCSAKKPYSISNSHAKFIRSLGKNRRYVHEVIITSPLGIVPREIEITYPAAHYDTVVTGYWDAEEIKWVSSCLSEYLSKNKYSHIIAHVEEAYREICEIVSKELGIEIIYTSTGNVSSRESLDNLKNTLSDIVANGEFRQNKPRSDLMRAIADYQFGPGAGELLVPEKSKIKAPFPKHQVFSDKKQIATLIPQYGTLALTIDGTRLLAGSDKFEGYTVTIDDFLPRGSLLAPGVIAADENIRPGDEVLVTGSKAIGVGRAMMSGKEMVDSTRGIAVDLRHIKKADKVKD, from the coding sequence ATGACATCATATTTTGAGGTAGAACAACGGGATGGTGCTGCCCGTATTGGAAAAATTCTCCTTTCAACACCTGTAAGGACACCCTACATAATCGAGACGGCATCACTTAAAGACCCGGCAGGCCCTGTGGCAGATGCAGGCTCCATGTGGGAGCTTTCCACGGAAGAGGCCATGGAGAACATAAAGAAGATACGGGAAGTTTCCGGCGATGACGTCATCATCATCCTGCCACACCAGAACATGGCACCCGACGTGCCTGATGATGTGGCGGAGACAATCGCAAAGAAGACCGAGGTTGAATGCGAAGGTCCTGTGGGACGCATCTACCGACACGGTCAGGATGTAAAGAAAGCTGACCTTTACGTCATGGAAGGTGCAGGTGCCTTCGATGGTAATGCAAGGAAGTTCCTGGAAAGGATCATCGAAATACGGGAGAACGCGGCACCTGATACTGCTCTCTATGTCCCGAACCTCTGCACACCTGCAAATGCTGCCATGCTCATCTACCTTGGTGTCGATATCGTGGACAACACCCGCGCCGTTGTGGCAGGGCACAATGATGTTTATCTTACCACATCAGGAAACTACTTTACAGACTCCATGACCGAACTTCCATGCAGGTGTGATGCCTGTGCCCCGATCACACTGGAAGAGCTCAAGGAAATGCCAAAAGCAGAACGTGCAGACATATTGACAAGACACAACTGCAACATGCTCGAGGCAGAGATCGTACTTGCAAGGGAAAGGATACGCTCAGGCAACCTGCGTGAATATGTCGAAGGCCAGTGTCGAACAGAACCCTGGCTTGCTGCACTTCTCAGGCTTGCCGATGACCAGTATGACTACATGGAAGAACATGCACCACTTGCCCGATCCAACCAGTTGCTGGCAACCACTTCCGAATCAATGAACAGGGCTGAGGTAGTCCGTTTTGCCAGGAGGGTACAGGAAAGGTACACTCCACCGGAAACCGACATTCTTGTCCTGCTGCCCTGCTCTGCCAAAAAACCATATTCCATCTCTAACTCCCATGCAAAGTTCATAAGATCACTCGGAAAGAACCGAAGGTACGTCCACGAAGTGATAATCACATCCCCGCTCGGTATTGTCCCAAGGGAGATCGAGATCACCTATCCGGCAGCCCATTATGATACCGTGGTGACCGGATACTGGGATGCAGAAGAGATCAAATGGGTATCCTCATGTCTCTCTGAATATCTTTCAAAGAACAAATATTCACACATCATAGCCCATGTGGAAGAAGCTTACAGGGAGATCTGCGAGATCGTATCAAAGGAACTTGGAATCGAAATCATCTACACGAGCACAGGCAATGTGTCCTCCCGTGAATCCCTTGATAACCTGAAGAACACACTCTCAGACATCGTTGCAAACGGGGAGTTCAGGCAGAACAAACCAAGAAGCGACCTTATGCGTGCCATTGCAGACTACCAGTTCGGCCCGGGTGCAGGAGAGTTGCTTGTTCCGGAAAAGTCAAAGATAAAGGCACCATTCCCCAAGCATCAGGTCTTCAGCGATAAGAAGCAGATAGCTACCCTCATCCCACAATACGGGACACTGGCACTTACTATCGACGGAACCCGCCTGCTTGCTGGATCGGATAAGTTCGAAGGCTACACCGTGACAATCGATGATTTTCTGCCAAGGGGTTCATTGCTTGCACCTGGTGTCATTGCAGCTGATGAGAACATAAGACCAGGGGACGAAGTACTTGTAACCGGTAGCAAAGCAATTGGTGTGGGTCGCGCCATGATGAGCGGAAAGGAAATGGTCGACTCCACAAGAGGTATAGCCGTCGATCTGCGGCACATAAAAAAGGCTGATAAAGTTAAGGATTGA